GATTGAGAAAAGGACTTATCGCTCTCGCTGGATGCTTTTCAAGCGGCTGGACACAAGCTCAACCTGGATCACAACTCTGGAAATCCCCTCGGCATGGCTGCCACTATCAACTCTGCTCACAAGGGAAAGCGTACTACGGCTGTTGACCTGCTTTTGAGTGCGTCTGAGAATCTTGTGGTTGTCACGGACAGCCCAGTACAACGCATTTTGCTGCAGGGCAAAAAGGCCCTTGGAGTAGAGACCCAGGGCAAGCAGTGCATGTCCGATCATGAATCTTTACCATTCCCTTCATCTGACGTGGCTGCCAGACTTCGCTTCTCGGGATGTGATTCTCTCTACAGGCTCACTCGACACCCCCAAGATCCTAATGCATTCTGGAATCGGACCAGCTGCAGACCTTGAGAAGTTCAAGATTCCAGTAGTCCAAGATCTCCCTGCTGTTGGCCAGGGTCTTCGAGACCACTACTTTGTTCCTCTGGTTCTTACCCGCAACCCGATACCAATGACCGCAATTCGTTCTTCTAGGATCCAGCCGCCATGGAGGCTGCGATGAGACAGTGGGAGGAGAACAACACCGGTCCATGGACCAGATACAGCTGCCAGGTTGGAAGTGGCTGGTTCAAGTCAGACCGTATTACCTCGACGCCCGAATTCAAAGCACTTCCAGCATCCGTACAAGAATTCATGAACCGCGAAACCATCCCCCACTACGAGATGATCACTCACGTGCCCATCCACTTCATGATGCCCGATATGTTCAAAGAGTACAGCTATTTGGGTCTCGGGGCATTCATGATGAACGAACAATCCCGCGGTGAAGTGCGCCTGCAgtcctccgacccagacgTCCCGCTGCTTTTCAACCCGCGGTTCCTCGAGGATCCCTTCGATCGTCGCGCCTGCATCGAGATCTACCGACACCTACTAGAAGTTAGTAGACAGGAGTCCTTTGCGACGGACACTATCTCTACGCTCATCGGGCCCGCGTCTGATTTTGGTGAGGACATTCTCCGGTTCTGGAAGAACTTCCTCTCTTCTAGTTGGCACATGACCGGCACAGCGAAGATGGGCAAGGCTGATGCCAGTGATGCTGCTGTTGACACGTATTTCCGCGTGCGGGGCATTGAGAACCTCCGTGTTGCTGATATGAGTGTTATTCCCATTCTCATTAATAACCACACGCAGGCTACGGCTTACGTGACTGGTGTTACTTGTGCTGAGGTTCTTATCAAGGAATATGGTCTTGATGCACAGTAAATGTCGTATCCAATCTATTGGGTTTGACAGGTCAGAAATTGCGCAATAAAAGAGCGTAGGGACTACATATTGCCTGCGACTGACTCGACTTTATTTTCACCATGACATcaacgtttttttttattttggtGTTGTGCATGGACGCCATGTCTGTCTATCTCATTCCATTTAACAAGTGTGCAACTTCACCGAAGTGACCCGACTTTGCCTTTGGGACTTGAAGATTCCTTTGATTTCATGATTTtagacgaaaaaaaaaacgtttAGATGGTAGAGGGTATTTAATCTATCTTGTGTGTGGCAAGAAAGTATAGTTCTGGGTGTCGAGGCTGCTGGTTACGGTGGGATCACCAATCCAACCAAAACTCATGGCGAAAGTCAGCAGTGTGAGATGTTCACAGACTCCAGATTTTAGGGCTCACAATTCCCAAGCCAACCATGCTAAGAATGTTGGAAACTTCTCATGGGACCTCGAGAGGACGACCGCGATGACCATGCAATCGATCAAGGCAACCTACAGGTAGATACCAGGTATAACCAGACACAGGTGGTCAAGGGCAAGCCCACCTACTTGAATCGTCAAAGTGAATCAATCATCTTCCTTTAGCGTGTAAATTTTTGCCAGACTAAATCATAAGATTGATCTTTGCATCGGTTTCCAAGTTTGTCACCAATCTCCGGCTTCCATCTGTTTATTTTGATTTCAAGTCACACTTGGTATCAAGGTCGATTGAAAGGCAGCTTCAACACCAGATCGGTTGCTCGTCCTAGGGTAGCTACCCTACGAAGGAGTCCTGTCATTATTTGTTACAATCAGCCTTTGACAGCATATCAGTCCAAGTCCACACCTGTCTCTTGAGGTCTCAATCCAGTCATGTCAGTAGATCGGACGTGTGTAGAGAGATAATATGTAGATAGGAAGTCCGACAGCTTGGTTTCAAAAGACTGTATCAAGTAGCTTCATTTCGATGAGCCCATTTTGGGCAAGACTTGAAAAGCCTGAAGAATACAAGGATAATTTGGAGTCCACCCCGCTCAAACCCGCTAGGCTAGCACGGAGCACCTCATAAGTCTCAAAGACTAAAATTAACTCGGCAAGCTTGGCTCCAGGCTCGGACATCATGAAGGCCTCATAAAATCAGTGGCATAGGAACCTACACTAGGCAGCGAAAGTTGGCTAGGCAGTGCATATCCACAGCCTGTGATCTATCTGATTGAACAAGTAAAGTTATAGATCGAATTGAAGTATGAAACAAATGCGGGAATAGTAATAAACTCCCCCCATCAATCTACCGCAATTTAGGAAATCTCAAAACACCACCGAATCGCGAAGCCGAAATCAAGAGGGTGGAAATCACTCACTGCATCACACACCCTTACGCAAAGGGGGAACATGACATGATAGTAAAGGAGGTGAGCACAGGAGATCCAGCAGAACAGGCGAGATAGAAATAGGGCAAGTGTCGTCAAGCATAACGTAACACCGAAGCTGAATAAGGCACGAGCAAACAAAGGAGACAGACGCGGGTATCGAAAAGTGATCGCAGAACGTAGGCAATCAAAACGTTGATGAAAACGGCACAGCAATTAGTTCACCA
The nucleotide sequence above comes from Penicillium digitatum chromosome 1, complete sequence. Encoded proteins:
- a CDS encoding Glucose-methanol-choline oxidoreductase, coding for MATRESCALAAGHKLNLDHNSGNPLGMAATINSAHKGKRTTAVDLLLNFASRDVILSTGSLDTPKILMHSGIGPAADLEKFKIPVVQDLPAVGQGLRDHYFVPLDPAAMEAAMRQWEENNTGPWTRYSCQVGSGWFKSDRITSTPEFKALPASVQEFMNRETIPHYEMITHVPIHFMMPDMFKEYSYLGLGAFMMNEQSRGEVRLQSSDPDVPLLFNPRFLEDPFDRRACIEIYRHLLEVSRQESFATDTISTLIGPASDFGEDILRFWKNFLSSSWHMTGTAKMGKADASDAAVDTYFRVRGIENLRVADMSVIPILINNHTQATAYVTGVTCAEVLIKEYGLDAQ